A region from the Gemmatimonadota bacterium genome encodes:
- a CDS encoding MmgE/PrpD family protein codes for MPDGATQRLAEFVSRAHFGDLPSEVVSHCERAVLEWLGSALAGSLERPAILGRRVVQQLGDSDACSVFPAERSSAAGAALANGVASHILELDDVHKGSTLHAAAPVIPAALAMAEREGASGEAFLLAVALGYDVALRVGEAVNPSHYRFWHPTGTAATFGAAAAASSLLGLDATGVRDALGSAGTQASGLWEFNADGSMSKHLHPGKAAMNGVLAADLAHVQFTGASRILEGERGFFRATAQAADPTRITEALGTHWKVTENCYKLHACCGHTHSAIDVALEQRAAWGWSGSEAVADLHEVIVETYGPGYEIVKEANPKTPYQAKFSLAYVVAVALLEGQVGLGQFGALRFGPDGVVEVDAAALLERIRVRVAPDLTSRYPAEWGTRVTFVHADGRREQRESAFPRGNPEHPVSTDVLREKARALLAARFRSGIPEAALAWVDGLREARDMRSHTRRLMTAIVDLTARRG; via the coding sequence ATGCCCGATGGTGCAACCCAGCGACTCGCCGAATTTGTGTCCCGTGCCCACTTTGGCGACCTGCCGTCCGAAGTGGTATCGCACTGCGAGCGTGCCGTGCTCGAATGGCTCGGGAGCGCGTTGGCCGGCTCCCTCGAACGACCGGCGATCCTGGGCCGACGGGTAGTACAGCAACTTGGCGACTCGGACGCGTGCAGTGTCTTTCCGGCGGAGCGGAGTTCTGCCGCGGGGGCCGCCCTGGCGAACGGTGTGGCGTCGCATATCCTCGAACTCGACGATGTGCACAAGGGCTCAACCTTGCACGCGGCGGCCCCGGTGATTCCGGCGGCCCTCGCGATGGCGGAGCGGGAAGGGGCGTCCGGTGAGGCGTTCCTGCTCGCGGTTGCGCTCGGGTACGACGTCGCGCTGCGCGTGGGCGAGGCGGTGAACCCGAGTCACTATCGGTTCTGGCATCCCACCGGAACCGCGGCGACGTTCGGGGCGGCGGCTGCCGCGTCCTCGCTGCTCGGCCTCGACGCGACCGGCGTACGCGATGCGCTGGGGAGCGCCGGGACGCAGGCCAGCGGGTTGTGGGAGTTCAACGCCGACGGGTCCATGAGCAAGCACCTCCACCCGGGAAAGGCGGCGATGAACGGCGTGCTCGCCGCGGATCTGGCGCATGTGCAGTTCACGGGCGCGTCGCGCATTCTCGAGGGAGAGCGCGGCTTCTTCCGTGCCACCGCCCAGGCGGCCGATCCCACACGCATCACGGAGGCGTTAGGCACGCACTGGAAGGTGACCGAGAACTGCTACAAGCTGCATGCCTGTTGTGGGCACACGCACTCCGCGATTGACGTGGCGCTGGAGCAGCGGGCCGCCTGGGGATGGAGCGGGTCGGAAGCCGTGGCCGACCTGCACGAGGTGATCGTCGAGACCTATGGGCCCGGCTACGAGATTGTGAAGGAGGCTAATCCGAAGACGCCGTACCAGGCCAAGTTTTCCCTGGCCTATGTGGTCGCGGTGGCGTTGCTCGAAGGCCAGGTGGGCCTGGGACAGTTCGGGGCGTTGCGGTTCGGGCCCGATGGGGTCGTGGAGGTGGACGCTGCCGCGCTGCTGGAGCGGATCCGGGTCCGCGTCGCTCCGGACCTCACGTCGCGATACCCGGCCGAGTGGGGGACGCGTGTGACCTTTGTGCACGCGGACGGACGGCGCGAGCAACGCGAGTCGGCATTCCCGCGCGGCAATCCGGAGCACCCCGTCTCGACCGACGTGCTGAGGGAGAAGGCGCGGGCACTGTTGGCCGCACGGTTCAGGTCGGGAATCCCGGAGGCTGCCCTGGCTTGGGTCGACGGCCTTCGCGAGGCGCGGGACATGAGGAGCCATACGCGCAGGCTGATGACGGCGATTGTCGACCTCACGGCGCGCCGTGGCTGA
- a CDS encoding DUF2239 family protein, which translates to MPSEPAQATSTYIAFHAGQRIAAGSLREIAFALAHYPPEVRGAALIFDATSSEPADIHFEGALDDILESTANRERATAERRTRGRPKLGVVAREVTLLPRHWEWLNEQPGGASVALRRLVDEARKVSSERDIVRRAQESTYRFMAATLGNAPGFEEAIRALFQGDADRFHTLIVSWPADLREHTRDLARGAFWLATPATVVPALPDATGA; encoded by the coding sequence ATGCCGTCCGAGCCAGCTCAGGCCACGAGCACCTACATCGCCTTTCACGCAGGCCAACGCATCGCGGCAGGGTCGCTCCGTGAAATCGCGTTCGCCCTCGCCCACTACCCTCCTGAGGTGCGCGGCGCCGCGCTCATCTTCGACGCCACCAGTTCGGAACCGGCCGATATCCATTTCGAGGGGGCGTTGGACGACATCCTCGAAAGTACGGCGAATCGTGAACGCGCCACGGCTGAGCGACGCACGCGGGGACGCCCGAAGCTGGGCGTCGTGGCCCGGGAAGTGACCCTGCTCCCCAGGCACTGGGAGTGGCTCAACGAACAACCAGGCGGCGCTTCGGTGGCCCTCAGGCGCCTGGTTGATGAGGCGCGCAAGGTCTCCTCCGAACGCGACATCGTCCGGCGCGCACAGGAATCGACGTATCGCTTCATGGCGGCCACGCTCGGCAATGCGCCGGGATTTGAGGAAGCGATCCGGGCCCTCTTCCAGGGGGACGCCGACCGGTTCCACACGCTCATCGTGTCGTGGCCCGCCGACCTGCGCGAACACACCCGTGACCTCGCGCGTGGCGCCTTTTGGCTCGCCACACCGGCGACGGTCGTTCCTGCGCTCCCTGACGCGACCGGAGCCTGA
- a CDS encoding S9 family peptidase, with protein MRSCLHAFVGLATIGTVGTAQSPATIDQFMAPAAPLELVSARKADRVAWMAYERGMRNVYTAAAPSWTPVRLTRFLEDDGIDLTNVEISDDGSTIVFVRGSAPNRLGWVANPSHDPDGGERAIWAVRAAGGPAWKVVAGGDPELSPDGRWVAFLKEGQVYAATTARPATDSISRGLKPLVKAWGTQRSPRWSPDGSKLAFVSVRQNHSFIGVLDVKARQVRYLAPSVDYDDAPVWSPDSREVAFTRRPGQAFGQQAQVGIGSIGNPSGPGAPGPGNSRGPCVAAPGGQGFGGSQGAPAASPGRNEPPGLCRATFAGGHTLSVMVANAQTGEGRELWHNQPNEPTFTAINVLVWADGHLVFPFSPANDEWDRYYAINIASPPARPVMLTTTDGMIENATSAALSKDGKTLFYSTNAGDIERRHIWAVPVAGGAPRQVTTGRGVEAFPQPLANGRQLAVLYYDYKTPAAVALAPTAGGAAIPFFPKLGADFPSEAHVDPEVVIVKSPDGMEIHNQLFLPKDLKPGERRPALVFVHGGPVRQMLPAYHYMHWYAWAYGYNQYLASQGYVVLSVNYRSGVGYGRSFRNAPNSGGRGNAEYQDVLAAGKWLQARPDVDPARVGIWGLSYGGVLTAQALARNSDVFVAGADLAGVHLWGSSLDTGAVSYKSSAIAAIDSWKSPVFLVHGDDDRNVDFAQTVGLVQLLRARNIHHELMVIPDDLHESMFHGIWIDTWNRITDFMKRFVKDKPVTATSP; from the coding sequence ATGAGATCTTGCCTCCATGCTTTCGTCGGCCTCGCGACCATCGGTACCGTGGGTACAGCCCAGTCGCCTGCCACCATCGACCAGTTCATGGCCCCCGCGGCCCCACTGGAACTCGTCAGTGCACGCAAGGCCGATCGGGTCGCCTGGATGGCGTATGAACGTGGCATGCGCAACGTCTACACCGCGGCCGCCCCATCGTGGACGCCGGTGCGACTGACACGCTTCCTCGAGGATGACGGGATCGACCTCACCAACGTGGAGATCTCGGACGATGGTAGCACGATCGTGTTTGTCCGCGGCTCGGCACCCAACCGGCTCGGCTGGGTCGCCAACCCATCACACGATCCTGATGGCGGTGAACGCGCGATCTGGGCTGTGCGCGCGGCCGGCGGACCCGCCTGGAAGGTGGTTGCCGGCGGTGACCCCGAGCTGTCCCCCGACGGACGGTGGGTGGCGTTCCTCAAGGAGGGACAGGTCTATGCGGCCACCACGGCGCGCCCCGCCACCGACTCCATCTCGCGCGGCCTCAAGCCGCTGGTGAAGGCCTGGGGGACCCAGCGTTCCCCACGCTGGTCGCCCGACGGCAGCAAGCTGGCCTTTGTCAGCGTCCGCCAGAACCACTCGTTCATCGGCGTCCTTGACGTGAAGGCACGGCAGGTGCGGTACCTGGCGCCGAGCGTCGACTACGACGATGCACCGGTGTGGTCGCCCGACAGCCGCGAGGTCGCCTTCACGCGGCGCCCCGGACAGGCGTTCGGGCAGCAGGCGCAGGTGGGGATCGGGAGCATCGGGAACCCCTCCGGTCCCGGCGCGCCGGGCCCGGGCAACTCGCGCGGTCCGTGCGTCGCCGCCCCAGGCGGCCAGGGGTTTGGCGGGAGCCAGGGCGCACCGGCCGCCTCGCCTGGCCGGAACGAACCCCCCGGTTTGTGCCGCGCGACCTTTGCGGGAGGACACACGTTGTCGGTGATGGTCGCCAACGCACAGACGGGCGAGGGGCGTGAACTCTGGCACAACCAGCCTAACGAGCCCACCTTCACCGCGATCAACGTGCTCGTATGGGCCGACGGGCACCTGGTCTTCCCGTTCTCGCCGGCCAACGACGAGTGGGACCGCTACTACGCGATCAACATCGCGTCGCCCCCCGCGCGACCCGTGATGTTGACCACGACCGACGGGATGATCGAGAATGCCACGAGCGCTGCCCTGTCGAAGGACGGCAAGACCCTCTTCTACTCGACCAACGCCGGTGACATCGAACGCCGCCACATCTGGGCGGTGCCGGTCGCCGGGGGCGCGCCGCGGCAGGTCACCACGGGCCGCGGCGTCGAAGCCTTCCCGCAGCCGCTGGCGAATGGCCGGCAACTCGCCGTCCTCTACTACGACTACAAGACGCCAGCAGCGGTCGCACTGGCACCGACTGCCGGTGGAGCCGCCATCCCGTTCTTCCCGAAGCTCGGCGCCGACTTCCCGAGCGAGGCACACGTGGATCCTGAAGTCGTCATCGTGAAGTCTCCCGATGGCATGGAGATCCACAACCAGCTGTTCCTGCCGAAGGACCTCAAGCCGGGCGAACGACGACCGGCGCTCGTCTTCGTCCATGGCGGCCCGGTCCGGCAGATGTTGCCAGCGTATCACTACATGCACTGGTACGCGTGGGCGTACGGGTACAACCAGTACCTCGCATCGCAGGGGTACGTCGTGCTCTCGGTGAATTACCGCAGCGGCGTCGGCTATGGCCGCTCGTTCCGGAACGCGCCCAACAGCGGCGGTCGTGGGAACGCCGAATACCAGGACGTGCTCGCCGCCGGAAAGTGGCTGCAGGCACGTCCGGACGTGGACCCGGCGCGCGTGGGGATCTGGGGCCTCTCCTATGGTGGCGTCCTCACGGCGCAGGCGCTGGCCCGCAACTCGGATGTCTTTGTTGCGGGGGCCGACCTCGCCGGTGTGCACCTCTGGGGAAGCTCGCTGGACACAGGCGCTGTCTCTTACAAGTCGTCAGCCATCGCGGCCATCGACAGCTGGAAGTCCCCGGTCTTCCTGGTGCATGGCGATGACGACCGCAACGTCGACTTCGCCCAGACGGTCGGGTTGGTCCAACTCCTCCGGGCCCGCAACATCCACCACGAGCTCATGGTCATCCCGGATGACCTGCACGAGTCGATGTTCCACGGCATCTGGATCGACACCTGGAACCGCATCACCGACTTCATGAAGCGCTTCGTGAAGGACAAGCCGGTCACGGCCACGTCGCCATGA
- a CDS encoding MATE family efflux transporter, giving the protein MHDLTSGSIPRHILRLAAPMAIGMVLQTLYYLIDLWFVAKLGDAAVAGVASAGTVQFVVMAFTQVLSVGTMVLVSHAAGRKDREDATLVFNQGLGLSLGAVVGLLIVGYALIPTYVGTLAADAAAMTAGVTYLRWFLPALALQFSLVSIGAALRGTGVTRPTMVVQAITVLCNAILAPVLIAGWGTGRPLGVAGAGLASTISVALGVALLLGWFRRLETFVRFDRHQLMPRRDVVVRMLRIGVPAGGEFAIIFIGTGVTYWIIRGFGPEAQAGYGIGSRIMQAFFLPAMAIAFAAAPVAGQNVGAGRADRAHATFRDAALMGSALMAALTVLCNVAPASLVRIFTPEPAVVEVGAEFLRVISWNFVAQGLVFTCSGIFQALGNTVPSLVVATVRLLTFALPAVWLSRQPGFTLHRLWLLSTVAAAATAILSFVLVRRALVRATAARMPGFTAVPVEG; this is encoded by the coding sequence ATGCACGACCTGACCTCGGGTTCGATCCCCCGACACATCCTCCGTCTCGCGGCCCCGATGGCCATCGGGATGGTGCTCCAGACACTGTACTACCTCATCGACCTCTGGTTTGTCGCCAAGCTGGGGGATGCCGCCGTGGCCGGCGTGGCCTCCGCCGGCACGGTCCAGTTTGTTGTGATGGCGTTCACCCAGGTCTTGAGCGTCGGCACCATGGTGCTCGTGTCGCACGCGGCGGGACGCAAGGACCGGGAAGACGCCACGCTTGTCTTCAATCAGGGGCTGGGTCTCTCCCTGGGTGCGGTCGTCGGGCTCCTCATCGTTGGGTACGCCCTGATACCAACGTACGTGGGCACCCTCGCCGCCGATGCCGCGGCCATGACAGCGGGCGTCACCTACCTGCGGTGGTTCCTCCCCGCGCTCGCCCTGCAGTTCTCGCTGGTCTCCATTGGAGCCGCATTGCGCGGGACCGGGGTCACCCGTCCGACCATGGTCGTGCAAGCGATCACCGTGCTGTGCAACGCCATCCTGGCCCCGGTATTGATCGCCGGCTGGGGGACTGGGCGCCCGTTAGGCGTGGCGGGGGCTGGGCTCGCAAGTACGATCTCCGTGGCCCTCGGTGTCGCGCTCCTGCTCGGCTGGTTCCGGCGGCTGGAGACCTTCGTCCGGTTCGACCGGCACCAGCTCATGCCGCGTCGCGACGTCGTGGTCCGCATGCTGCGCATCGGCGTCCCGGCGGGCGGGGAGTTCGCCATCATCTTCATCGGAACCGGGGTGACCTACTGGATCATCCGCGGCTTTGGCCCCGAGGCGCAGGCCGGATATGGCATCGGCTCGCGGATCATGCAGGCGTTCTTCCTGCCGGCGATGGCGATCGCCTTTGCCGCCGCGCCGGTGGCGGGGCAGAACGTCGGTGCCGGACGAGCGGATCGCGCGCACGCGACCTTTCGCGACGCGGCCCTGATGGGGAGTGCCCTGATGGCGGCGCTCACCGTGTTGTGCAACGTCGCCCCGGCCTCGCTCGTGCGGATCTTCACGCCGGAGCCAGCGGTGGTTGAGGTCGGGGCGGAGTTCCTGCGGGTGATCTCGTGGAACTTTGTGGCGCAGGGGCTGGTGTTCACCTGCTCGGGGATCTTCCAGGCCTTGGGCAACACCGTTCCATCGCTGGTCGTTGCCACGGTGCGGCTGCTCACCTTTGCGCTCCCCGCGGTTTGGTTGAGTCGCCAGCCCGGGTTCACGCTGCACCGGCTGTGGCTGCTGTCGACGGTGGCCGCAGCGGCAACAGCCATCTTGAGCTTTGTGCTGGTGCGGCGGGCGCTCGTCCGGGCCACCGCAGCGCGCATGCCGGGGTTCACCGCCGTCCCCGTGGAGGGTTAG
- the thrS gene encoding threonine--tRNA ligase, with amino-acid sequence MIVLTLPDGARREVPAGTPARDVVASIGERLLKAAIAVVVEGETVDLGTPLRRGGAFRVLTERDPESLAVLRHSGAHILATAVRRLRPDAQIGFGPAIDDGFYYDFGVEKPFTPEDVEAFEAEMRKVVAEKYPFVREEIDRVEANRRFSDDPLKLERIADLGADEVISTYTDGPFIDLCRGPHVPDTSYLKHFKLLHTAGAYWRGDERRPMLQRIYATAFWKKEDLEQHLFRIEEAKRRDHRVLGKTLDLFMFSQVSPGSAFWTERGTTMYNTLVDFVRDRQREAFQEIRTPLIYNKMLWEQSGHWGKYRENMFLIHNKETEELDSSLKPMNCPSHYVLYGAKKHSYRELPLRYVTFDVLHRNELTGALSGLTRVRQFSQDDCHVFLMESQIDEEVRFLMDFILGHYATFGLEARIKFATRPEVRIGSDEMWDRAERALESALKATGKPYELKPGDGAFYGPKIDFDVQDSLGRAWQLGTIQLDYAAPERFDLQYVGEDNTSHRPVVIHRAVSGSIERFMAILIEHFAGAFPVWLAPEQVRVLPISDDLAPVAAEVTAKMKAAGIRAHMDARSDTLNYRIREGEMMKVPYMAVIGKREAEAGTLAVRERGQGKKQEVVGVDAFIARVLEDVRSRSLGNVATASAPSS; translated from the coding sequence ATGATCGTCCTCACGCTTCCCGATGGTGCACGCCGCGAGGTCCCGGCGGGTACGCCGGCCCGCGACGTAGTGGCCAGTATTGGCGAACGACTCCTCAAGGCGGCGATCGCCGTGGTGGTGGAGGGAGAGACGGTCGACCTGGGGACGCCCCTGCGGCGCGGTGGTGCTTTCCGCGTGTTGACGGAGAGAGACCCCGAGTCGCTCGCCGTCTTGCGGCACTCCGGGGCCCACATCCTCGCCACTGCGGTGCGTCGGTTGCGCCCGGATGCCCAGATCGGCTTCGGCCCGGCCATCGACGACGGCTTCTACTACGACTTCGGGGTCGAGAAGCCGTTCACGCCAGAGGACGTCGAGGCCTTCGAGGCCGAGATGCGGAAGGTGGTGGCGGAGAAGTACCCGTTCGTCCGCGAGGAGATCGATCGTGTGGAGGCGAATCGTCGTTTCTCCGACGACCCGCTCAAGCTCGAGCGCATCGCGGACCTCGGCGCCGACGAAGTCATCTCCACGTACACCGACGGCCCGTTCATCGACCTCTGTCGCGGCCCCCACGTGCCGGACACGAGCTACCTCAAGCACTTCAAGCTCCTGCACACCGCAGGGGCCTACTGGCGCGGCGATGAGCGGCGCCCGATGCTGCAGCGCATCTACGCCACCGCATTCTGGAAGAAGGAAGACCTCGAGCAGCACCTCTTTCGCATCGAGGAGGCCAAGCGCCGCGACCATCGCGTGCTGGGCAAGACGCTCGACCTCTTCATGTTCTCCCAGGTGTCACCGGGGTCAGCCTTCTGGACCGAGCGCGGGACGACCATGTACAACACGCTCGTGGACTTTGTCCGTGACCGGCAGCGCGAGGCATTTCAGGAGATTCGTACGCCACTCATCTATAACAAGATGCTGTGGGAACAATCCGGGCACTGGGGGAAGTACCGCGAGAACATGTTCCTCATCCACAACAAGGAGACCGAGGAACTCGACAGCTCGCTCAAGCCAATGAACTGCCCGTCGCACTATGTGCTGTACGGGGCGAAGAAGCACTCGTATCGGGAGTTGCCGCTGCGGTACGTCACCTTTGACGTGTTGCACCGCAATGAGCTGACCGGCGCGCTGTCCGGGCTGACGCGGGTGCGACAGTTCTCGCAGGACGATTGCCACGTCTTCCTGATGGAGTCGCAGATCGACGAGGAAGTGCGCTTCCTCATGGACTTCATCCTCGGGCACTATGCGACCTTCGGGCTCGAGGCGCGGATCAAGTTCGCGACACGGCCCGAGGTGCGGATCGGCAGCGACGAGATGTGGGACCGCGCCGAGCGCGCGCTGGAAAGCGCGCTCAAGGCGACGGGGAAGCCGTACGAGCTGAAGCCGGGCGATGGGGCGTTCTATGGGCCGAAGATCGACTTCGATGTGCAGGACTCGTTAGGTCGTGCCTGGCAGTTGGGAACGATCCAGCTCGACTACGCCGCGCCGGAGCGATTCGACCTGCAGTACGTGGGCGAGGACAACACCAGCCACCGGCCGGTCGTGATCCATCGGGCGGTGAGCGGGTCGATCGAGCGCTTCATGGCGATCCTGATCGAGCACTTCGCGGGGGCGTTCCCAGTATGGCTCGCGCCGGAGCAGGTGCGGGTGCTGCCGATCTCCGATGACCTGGCGCCCGTGGCGGCCGAAGTCACCGCGAAGATGAAGGCCGCGGGGATCCGGGCGCACATGGACGCGCGCAGCGACACGCTCAACTACCGCATTCGCGAAGGCGAGATGATGAAGGTGCCGTACATGGCCGTCATCGGAAAGCGTGAGGCCGAGGCCGGGACCCTGGCCGTGCGGGAACGCGGACAGGGGAAGAAGCAGGAAGTTGTTGGGGTCGACGCCTTCATCGCGCGTGTGCTGGAGGATGTCCGGTCGCGCTCGCTGGGAAATGTCGCAACCGCATCGGCTCCGTCGAGTTAG
- a CDS encoding cbb3-type cytochrome c oxidase subunit I — translation MNPLVRRYLRAAIAFLVIGLLLGAWMLVAREFGGWLPPRIRSAHTHALLVGFVMLMITGVALWMFPRPRAGDTVFRPALADVAWWGIAGGTALRVALEVGLGATPSVAWRTALVSAGLLQVAGLLLFFRTMWTRIRSAGPA, via the coding sequence ATGAATCCGCTCGTCCGCCGCTACCTTCGTGCAGCGATTGCGTTTCTCGTGATCGGACTACTCCTCGGCGCGTGGATGCTCGTCGCGCGCGAATTCGGGGGCTGGCTTCCTCCACGCATCCGCAGCGCGCACACCCACGCCCTCCTTGTGGGGTTCGTGATGTTGATGATCACTGGGGTCGCCCTGTGGATGTTTCCGCGTCCCCGGGCTGGCGACACGGTGTTTCGCCCCGCCTTGGCGGACGTGGCTTGGTGGGGCATTGCCGGAGGCACCGCCCTGCGGGTCGCGCTCGAGGTGGGCCTTGGTGCCACACCGTCCGTGGCGTGGCGGACGGCGCTGGTGAGTGCCGGCCTGCTTCAGGTGGCCGGGCTCCTGCTATTCTTCCGCACGATGTGGACCCGCATCAGGTCGGCGGGACCCGCGTGA
- a CDS encoding valine--tRNA ligase produces the protein MADPQTPELPPQFDHATREREIYDQWERAGAFTAAAERSARAGGSRAPYVIVIPPPNVTAVLHMGHGLNNTVQDVVMRWRRMCGDEALWVPGTDHAGIATQNVIEKQLGREGKTRFDVGRDAFIQRTSAFVTETGGTILQQLRAIGASADWTRTAYTLSPQLSRAVREAFVRLYEKGLIYRGHRVIHWCPRCLTSLSDEEAEHHEKDGKLYHISYPLTPINANEAPRSITVATTRPETMLGDVAIAVHPDDPRYQDLIGRTVMLPISNVEIPIVADTYTDPAFGSGAVKITPAHDHNDFEVGQRHALPMPVIMSPTGEMREMADAAGRVPADLVGLDRANARRVIVGQLEAMGALVKVEPHHHSIRQCYRCDTVVEPRLSEQWFVKMKPLAEPALKAVHDRTIRILPERWEAVYVNWLEGIRDWNISRQLWWGHRIPVWYCDGCGKVTASRTDVATCPACSGPVRQDEDVLDTWFSSGLWPFSTLGWPDDSADLKAFYPTDLLVTAPEILFFWVARMIMTGYAFMGEAPFHSVYLHGTVRDTNHVKMSKSLGNGIDPLDVVAAYGADALRYTVIAGMGLGADTILDPRDLERSFAPGRNFVTKLWNIGRFLLTNVGSDPVSPMATVAPGALTSADRWILGRLDAALASCNASLGPARPTRATWEPHETYAGLRLNEYTEAARAFAWSELADWYLETVKSRLASPGPDREVARAVLVHCFDRALRLLHPIVPFVTEALWQQLPVPGKPSDGFLATATWPVTDGLPEGALAFERVREAITAIRKIRADYNITPGKSVQAMIKPAGDDAAVVFRAEQSTIERLARCSLVVVDVAPAGAAAHEVLADGSEVILPLEGMIDVAKEVARLTTELEGLDKQLTALRGRLANESFVSRAKPEIVEAERQKEREWTERRAQLASKIASFGG, from the coding sequence ATGGCCGACCCCCAGACCCCCGAGCTGCCCCCGCAATTCGACCACGCGACGCGGGAACGCGAGATCTATGACCAGTGGGAGCGCGCAGGCGCCTTCACCGCCGCCGCCGAGCGATCGGCGCGCGCGGGAGGCAGCCGTGCGCCGTACGTCATCGTCATCCCGCCCCCCAACGTCACGGCCGTGCTCCACATGGGGCATGGGCTGAACAACACGGTCCAAGACGTGGTCATGCGCTGGCGACGCATGTGCGGCGACGAGGCCCTATGGGTGCCCGGCACCGACCACGCGGGGATCGCCACGCAAAACGTCATCGAGAAACAGCTGGGGCGCGAGGGCAAGACGCGCTTCGACGTGGGCCGCGATGCCTTCATCCAGCGTACCTCGGCCTTCGTCACCGAGACCGGGGGGACGATCCTCCAGCAACTGCGGGCCATCGGCGCCTCCGCCGACTGGACCCGCACGGCCTACACCCTGTCGCCCCAACTCTCGCGTGCGGTTCGCGAGGCGTTCGTCCGGCTGTATGAGAAGGGGCTGATCTACCGGGGGCACCGCGTGATCCACTGGTGCCCGCGCTGCCTCACGTCGCTATCCGACGAGGAGGCCGAGCACCACGAGAAGGACGGGAAGCTCTATCACATCAGCTACCCGCTCACCCCGATCAACGCCAACGAGGCCCCGCGCAGCATCACGGTGGCGACCACGCGTCCCGAGACGATGCTCGGCGACGTGGCGATTGCCGTGCACCCGGACGATCCGCGCTACCAGGACCTCATCGGACGGACGGTGATGCTGCCGATCTCCAATGTCGAGATCCCGATTGTCGCGGACACCTACACAGATCCTGCCTTTGGCTCTGGCGCGGTCAAGATCACCCCGGCGCACGACCACAACGACTTCGAGGTCGGCCAGCGCCACGCCCTCCCGATGCCCGTCATCATGTCGCCCACCGGCGAGATGCGCGAGATGGCCGATGCCGCCGGACGCGTCCCTGCCGACCTGGTGGGGCTCGATCGCGCCAATGCGCGCCGAGTGATCGTGGGCCAGCTCGAGGCGATGGGCGCGCTGGTCAAGGTCGAGCCGCATCATCACTCGATCCGCCAGTGTTACCGTTGCGACACGGTCGTCGAGCCGCGGCTCTCCGAGCAGTGGTTCGTCAAGATGAAGCCGCTCGCCGAGCCCGCACTCAAGGCCGTGCACGATCGCACGATCCGCATCCTGCCCGAACGGTGGGAGGCGGTCTACGTGAACTGGCTCGAGGGGATCCGCGATTGGAACATCTCGCGCCAGCTCTGGTGGGGGCATCGCATCCCGGTCTGGTATTGCGACGGGTGCGGCAAGGTCACCGCGAGCCGGACCGATGTGGCGACCTGCCCTGCCTGCTCCGGCCCGGTCCGCCAGGACGAAGATGTCCTTGACACCTGGTTCTCGTCCGGCCTCTGGCCCTTCTCCACGTTAGGCTGGCCCGACGATTCCGCGGACCTCAAGGCGTTCTACCCGACCGACCTCCTCGTGACCGCCCCGGAAATCCTGTTCTTCTGGGTCGCCCGGATGATCATGACAGGGTACGCGTTCATGGGCGAAGCGCCGTTCCACTCGGTGTACCTGCATGGGACCGTGCGGGACACCAACCACGTGAAGATGTCGAAGTCCCTGGGGAACGGGATCGACCCGCTCGACGTGGTGGCCGCCTACGGAGCGGACGCGCTGCGCTACACGGTGATTGCCGGCATGGGACTCGGCGCCGACACCATCCTCGACCCGCGTGACCTGGAACGTTCGTTTGCCCCCGGGCGCAACTTCGTGACCAAGCTCTGGAACATTGGCCGCTTCTTGCTCACCAACGTGGGCTCGGACCCGGTCTCTCCCATGGCAACGGTCGCTCCCGGCGCACTCACCAGCGCCGACCGATGGATCCTCGGGCGGCTCGACGCCGCACTGGCCAGCTGCAACGCGTCACTTGGGCCCGCACGACCGACGCGTGCGACCTGGGAACCGCACGAGACCTACGCCGGCCTTCGGTTGAACGAGTACACCGAGGCCGCGCGCGCTTTCGCCTGGAGTGAACTCGCTGATTGGTACCTCGAGACGGTCAAGTCGCGGCTCGCGAGCCCAGGGCCCGATCGCGAGGTGGCACGTGCCGTCCTTGTGCATTGTTTTGACCGCGCGCTGCGCCTCCTGCACCCCATCGTCCCGTTCGTCACGGAAGCGCTCTGGCAACAGCTCCCGGTCCCGGGCAAGCCGTCCGATGGCTTTCTGGCCACCGCGACCTGGCCGGTGACCGATGGCCTCCCCGAAGGCGCGCTCGCCTTCGAGCGCGTGCGCGAGGCAATCACCGCCATCCGGAAGATCCGCGCGGACTACAACATCACACCGGGCAAGTCCGTCCAGGCGATGATCAAGCCCGCGGGTGATGACGCGGCCGTCGTCTTCCGGGCGGAACAGTCGACCATCGAACGACTCGCCCGCTGCTCCCTCGTCGTGGTGGACGTCGCACCAGCGGGCGCCGCGGCACACGAGGTCCTGGCCGACGGGTCGGAAGTGATCCTCCCCTTGGAGGGGATGATCGATGTGGCCAAGGAGGTCGCACGCCTGACCACGGAGCTGGAAGGGCTCGACAAGCAGCTCACGGCCCTGCGCGGTCGCCTGGCGAACGAGAGCTTCGTGTCGCGGGCGAAGCCGGAGATTGTGGAGGCCGAACGGCAGAAGGAGCGGGAGTGGACGGAGCGGCGCGCGCAGCTCGCCAGCAAGATCGCCTCGTTCGGCGGTTAA